A part of Tessaracoccus timonensis genomic DNA contains:
- the fdxA gene encoding ferredoxin, whose product MTYIIALPCVDVKDRACVDECPVDCIYEGNRMLYIHPDECVDCGACEPVCPVEAIYYEDDVPEDQAEYYDVNVEFFDEIGSPGGAAKLGVIDKDHPIVEALPPQA is encoded by the coding sequence GTGACCTACATCATCGCTTTGCCCTGCGTCGACGTGAAAGACCGCGCCTGCGTGGACGAGTGTCCCGTCGACTGCATCTACGAGGGCAACCGCATGCTCTACATCCACCCGGATGAATGTGTTGACTGCGGTGCCTGCGAGCCGGTCTGCCCTGTTGAGGCCATCTACTACGAAGACGATGTCCCCGAAGACCAGGCGGAATACTACGATGTCAACGTGGAATTCTTCGACGAGATCGGTTCCCCGGGTGGCGCCGCCAAGCTGGGCGTCATTGACAAGGATCACCCGATCGTCGAGGCGCTTCCCCCGCAGGCCTGA
- a CDS encoding VanW family protein, protein MAGNTKRRTKLWVGIGIGACVLLLAAAYVTAFLVAGDNVPRNATVENVAIGGLSPADAQQKLRDELAESAEAPITLAHDDVMVELPLAESGLSVDWAATVEQAGGGASWNPVSLYRALTGGEPVELVRNIDEEALAKAVSDAAANFDKEVTDATIALKDGKVATTEAEEGIKLKVDESVTAVKDAFEAGKHEAAANVEVIAPGVSNDDVQSFREGALKQALTGPISLTSKNGTIDIAEADVPKLLTITGSGKDLAVGIDEEAVKKATEDGLKKLNQKGPQSASYQFKDGGIVVVPSKPGLVVEQQNVVDAFKQAVSGPKRTVELKAQEKEPEFSTAAAEKVKPKEVIGEFTTQYPHASYRNTNIGTAAKRISGTVLMPGETFSMNDTVGRRTEDNGFTSGYVINGGNLVKETGGGVSQAATTLFNAGFFAGFEDVEHKPHSLYFPRYPAGREATVYYGSVDLRFKNNTKYPAIIQGYISPSSSGKRGSVTFKIWSIKTWDKVESSPLVKSGYYSGSTRVSHAANCEPQSSIQGFTVNYKRLFYKGGKVVKEEPFQWKYDAGDRVTCA, encoded by the coding sequence GTGGCTGGGAACACGAAGCGCAGAACCAAACTGTGGGTGGGCATCGGCATTGGTGCCTGCGTTTTGTTGCTTGCCGCGGCCTACGTCACGGCATTTCTTGTCGCAGGCGACAACGTTCCGCGCAATGCCACCGTCGAGAATGTGGCAATTGGCGGGCTGAGCCCTGCTGATGCGCAGCAGAAGCTTCGCGACGAGTTGGCCGAGAGCGCAGAAGCGCCCATCACCTTGGCCCACGACGACGTCATGGTGGAGCTGCCACTCGCAGAGTCGGGGCTCAGCGTCGACTGGGCCGCGACGGTGGAGCAAGCCGGCGGAGGCGCCAGCTGGAACCCGGTGAGCCTCTATCGTGCGCTGACTGGCGGTGAACCGGTTGAGCTGGTGCGCAACATCGACGAGGAAGCGCTCGCTAAGGCGGTCTCCGACGCCGCCGCCAACTTCGATAAGGAAGTTACCGACGCCACCATCGCGTTGAAGGATGGCAAGGTGGCCACCACCGAGGCCGAGGAAGGCATCAAGCTCAAGGTGGACGAGAGCGTCACTGCCGTCAAGGACGCATTCGAGGCTGGCAAACACGAGGCCGCAGCGAACGTCGAGGTGATCGCGCCCGGCGTGAGCAATGACGACGTGCAGAGTTTTCGCGAAGGGGCGCTCAAGCAGGCGCTGACTGGCCCTATCTCCCTCACCAGCAAGAACGGCACGATCGATATCGCCGAAGCAGATGTGCCGAAGCTGCTCACGATCACCGGGTCTGGCAAGGATCTTGCGGTCGGCATCGACGAAGAAGCCGTGAAGAAAGCCACAGAAGACGGGCTGAAGAAGCTCAACCAGAAGGGCCCACAGTCGGCGAGCTACCAGTTCAAGGATGGCGGCATCGTCGTCGTGCCGAGCAAACCCGGTCTGGTTGTTGAGCAGCAGAACGTGGTCGATGCGTTCAAGCAGGCAGTCAGCGGCCCGAAGCGTACCGTGGAGCTCAAAGCGCAGGAGAAAGAGCCCGAGTTCAGCACGGCAGCGGCCGAGAAGGTGAAGCCGAAGGAAGTCATCGGTGAGTTCACCACCCAGTATCCGCACGCCTCGTACCGCAACACCAACATCGGCACTGCGGCGAAGCGGATCAGCGGTACTGTGCTGATGCCTGGCGAGACGTTCAGCATGAACGACACCGTCGGGCGGCGTACGGAGGACAATGGCTTCACCTCCGGATACGTCATCAACGGCGGCAACCTCGTGAAGGAAACCGGCGGCGGTGTTTCGCAGGCGGCGACGACGCTGTTCAACGCAGGGTTCTTCGCCGGGTTCGAAGACGTCGAGCACAAGCCGCACTCGCTGTACTTCCCGCGCTACCCCGCTGGGCGTGAGGCAACGGTGTACTACGGCTCGGTAGACCTGCGCTTCAAGAACAACACCAAGTATCCCGCGATCATCCAGGGGTACATCAGCCCGTCGTCGAGTGGTAAACGTGGGTCGGTGACCTTCAAGATCTGGTCGATTAAGACCTGGGACAAAGTGGAATCGTCGCCGCTGGTGAAGTCGGGGTACTACTCGGGCTCCACTCGCGTCTCGCACGCAGCCAACTGCGAGCCCCAGAGCTCGATTCAAGGCTTCACCGTGAACTACAAACGCCTGTTCTACAAGGGCGGCAAGGTTGTGAAGGAAGAACCCTTCCAGTGGAAGTACGACGCGGGAGACCGCGTCACCTGCGCCTGA
- a CDS encoding phosphoribosyltransferase — translation MAYHADATDLDDKEVLTWQGLGDATDDLARTIVDSGFHPEIIIAVARGGMLLAGGLTYALGVKLTDAINVEFYTDVNATLPDPVLLAPMLDTNAIAGKQLLVVDDVADSGRTLALVIKLLRGFGADVRSAVLYAKPQTVVQPEYVWRRTDKWIVFPWSAKPPLLPSAE, via the coding sequence ATGGCATACCACGCAGACGCGACGGATCTCGACGACAAGGAAGTGCTCACCTGGCAAGGGCTGGGTGACGCCACCGACGACCTGGCGCGCACCATCGTCGATTCCGGGTTTCACCCCGAGATCATCATCGCCGTGGCGCGAGGCGGCATGCTGCTGGCGGGCGGCCTGACGTACGCGCTCGGCGTGAAGCTCACCGACGCCATCAACGTGGAGTTCTACACCGACGTCAACGCGACGCTGCCCGACCCGGTACTGCTGGCCCCCATGCTGGATACGAACGCCATCGCCGGCAAGCAGCTGCTCGTCGTCGACGATGTGGCTGATTCTGGCCGCACCCTCGCGCTGGTCATCAAGCTGCTGCGCGGGTTCGGTGCCGACGTCCGCTCGGCCGTGCTGTACGCCAAGCCGCAGACGGTCGTGCAACCCGAGTATGTGTGGCGCCGCACGGACAAGTGGATCGTGTTCCCGTGGTCGGCCAAACCGCCGCTGTTGCCGAGTGCTGAGTGA
- the tkt gene encoding transketolase — MTLEWTDTDARAVDTARVLAADAVEKVGNGHPGTPISLAPVAHLLYQKVMRTDPADDKWIARDRFVLSAGHASMLQYAQLYLGGLGLEMEDIQSLRTWGSKTPGHPEYNHTKFIECTTGPLGAGLSNAVGMAMAARRHRALFDPEAKAGESLFDYNVYCIVGDGCLQEGITSEASSLAGTQKLGNLIVIYDDNEISIEGDTDISFTEDVVKRYESYGWHVQEVDWTNGHTEYREDVEALYNAIEQAQQVTDKPSFIRLSTIIGWPLPNKQGDHGVHGAKIGGDEIAAMKELIGFDNEPFKIEDDIVAATRANLAERGKAARDEWNARFDEWKAAHPDRAEQLERIRAHKLPEDLSLPVFEEGSMSTRAASGEVLTALADQLPELWGGSADLAGSNNTTMKGQPSFIPEEHQTAQWQGSELGRTLHFGIREHAMGGILNGINLSSLTRAYGGTFLVFSDYMRPAARLAALSSIPTVFVWTHDSVGVGEDGPTHQPIEHLASLRAIPDFSVVRPADANETSVAWGEILRRADEPAAIILSRQNLRTIERGEKYASADGVARGAYVVSEASSTPKVVLIATGSEVEIALDAQEKLEAEGTPTRVVSMPCQEWFDEQPAEYRAEVLPEGTARVSVEAGISMGWAKYLGVNGASVSIDHFGASASGAKCFEEFGMTADAVVEAAKGLL; from the coding sequence GTGACGCTCGAATGGACTGACACCGACGCCCGCGCCGTCGACACTGCCCGTGTGCTTGCCGCAGACGCCGTGGAGAAGGTTGGCAATGGCCACCCCGGCACGCCGATTTCTCTCGCCCCCGTGGCGCACCTGCTGTACCAAAAGGTGATGCGCACTGACCCCGCGGACGACAAGTGGATCGCGCGCGACCGGTTTGTGCTCTCCGCTGGCCACGCGTCGATGCTGCAGTACGCGCAGCTGTACCTCGGCGGTCTCGGCCTCGAGATGGAAGACATCCAGTCGCTGCGCACCTGGGGCTCCAAGACGCCTGGTCACCCCGAGTACAACCACACCAAGTTCATTGAGTGCACGACGGGACCCCTCGGCGCCGGCTTGAGCAACGCTGTTGGCATGGCGATGGCTGCTCGCCGTCACCGCGCGCTGTTCGACCCCGAAGCCAAGGCGGGCGAGTCGCTGTTCGACTACAACGTGTACTGCATCGTCGGTGACGGATGCCTCCAGGAGGGCATCACGTCGGAGGCATCGTCGCTGGCTGGCACCCAGAAGCTCGGCAACCTCATCGTCATTTACGACGACAACGAAATCTCCATTGAAGGCGACACCGACATCTCCTTCACCGAGGACGTCGTCAAGCGCTACGAGTCGTACGGCTGGCATGTGCAGGAGGTCGACTGGACCAACGGCCACACCGAGTACCGCGAGGACGTCGAGGCGCTGTACAACGCCATCGAACAGGCGCAGCAGGTGACGGACAAGCCGTCCTTCATCCGCCTGAGCACCATCATCGGCTGGCCACTGCCGAACAAGCAGGGCGACCACGGCGTGCACGGCGCCAAGATCGGCGGCGACGAGATTGCCGCCATGAAGGAGCTCATCGGCTTCGACAACGAGCCCTTCAAGATCGAGGACGACATCGTCGCCGCTACCCGCGCCAACCTGGCGGAGCGCGGCAAGGCCGCTCGCGACGAATGGAACGCCCGCTTCGACGAGTGGAAGGCCGCCCATCCCGACCGCGCCGAGCAGCTCGAACGCATCCGCGCGCACAAGCTCCCTGAAGACCTGTCGCTGCCCGTGTTCGAAGAGGGCTCGATGTCGACCCGCGCCGCCTCCGGTGAGGTGCTCACCGCGCTCGCCGACCAGCTGCCCGAGCTGTGGGGCGGATCGGCCGACCTCGCCGGTTCCAACAACACGACGATGAAGGGCCAGCCGAGCTTCATCCCCGAGGAGCATCAGACCGCACAGTGGCAGGGCTCCGAACTCGGTCGCACGCTGCACTTCGGCATCCGCGAGCATGCCATGGGCGGCATCCTCAACGGCATCAACCTGTCGAGCCTCACCCGCGCCTACGGTGGTACGTTCCTCGTGTTCTCCGACTACATGCGCCCCGCGGCACGCCTCGCGGCGCTGTCGTCCATTCCGACGGTGTTCGTGTGGACGCACGACTCCGTCGGTGTTGGCGAGGATGGGCCCACCCACCAGCCCATCGAGCACCTGGCGTCGCTGCGCGCTATCCCCGACTTCTCCGTCGTGCGCCCTGCCGACGCGAACGAGACGTCGGTGGCGTGGGGCGAGATCCTGCGACGCGCCGACGAGCCGGCGGCCATCATCTTGTCGCGCCAGAACCTGCGCACCATCGAGCGGGGCGAGAAGTACGCCTCCGCCGACGGCGTTGCGCGCGGCGCATATGTGGTGAGCGAGGCGTCGTCGACGCCGAAGGTGGTGCTGATTGCCACGGGCTCCGAGGTGGAGATCGCCCTCGATGCGCAGGAGAAGCTCGAGGCCGAGGGAACCCCCACCCGCGTCGTCTCGATGCCCTGCCAGGAGTGGTTCGATGAGCAGCCCGCCGAGTACCGCGCCGAGGTGCTCCCGGAGGGCACCGCGCGCGTGAGCGTCGAGGCCGGCATCTCCATGGGCTGGGCCAAGTACCTCGGTGTGAACGGAGCGTCGGTGTCCATCGATCACTTCGGTGCATCGGCGAGCGGCGCCAAGTGCTTCGAGGAGTTCGGCATGACTGCCGACGCCGTCGTGGAGGCCGCCAAGGGTCTGCTCTGA
- a CDS encoding SIMPL domain-containing protein, whose translation MEITITGRAERAYTPQLAVLHLSVEGEGRDAARVVADVQQRAGALIQQLDELPASVLERFHTDGVSSWSSSDAKRVVHRASCAIRATFRDTAEMARLSAEWAAGGVHVGYISWRLTPEQRDEAEQSLVADALAEARTKAERIAKELGATRCVVEWVRDGSLPSAEGFSTRQVAFSGARASEPVEARPEEVEVSVELTVGFRAE comes from the coding sequence ATGGAGATCACCATTACCGGACGAGCAGAGCGCGCCTACACGCCGCAGCTCGCAGTGCTGCATCTGAGTGTCGAGGGCGAGGGCCGCGACGCAGCACGCGTGGTTGCCGACGTGCAGCAGCGTGCCGGCGCGCTCATTCAGCAGCTCGACGAGCTTCCCGCGAGCGTGCTCGAACGCTTTCACACCGACGGGGTGAGCAGCTGGTCGTCCAGTGATGCGAAGCGGGTGGTGCATCGCGCGTCGTGTGCGATCCGGGCGACGTTTCGCGACACGGCCGAGATGGCCCGCCTGAGTGCCGAATGGGCAGCCGGCGGGGTGCACGTCGGGTATATCTCGTGGCGCCTCACGCCTGAGCAGCGCGATGAGGCCGAGCAGAGTCTCGTCGCGGATGCGCTCGCTGAGGCGCGCACCAAGGCGGAGCGCATCGCTAAGGAGCTCGGGGCGACGCGGTGCGTCGTCGAGTGGGTTCGTGACGGGTCGCTGCCGAGCGCGGAAGGGTTCTCCACCCGCCAGGTGGCATTCTCCGGCGCGCGTGCTTCTGAGCCCGTCGAGGCGCGCCCCGAAGAGGTGGAGGTGAGCGTCGAGCTCACGGTCGGCTTCCGCGCGGAGTAG
- a CDS encoding M20 family metallopeptidase: MSELQPYLEQLLAWRRHLHQWPEASFEEHQTVAYIRDELTRRVPSAKLENLTPTSLVAVLDTGRPGPKVGVRADIDGLAMTENRPDLEFASKVPGRMHGCGHDGHTATVMSALAWAADHLDELNGTIVAIFQHAEETPPGGAKEMVATGYFDDFDYIFGFHYWATLPTGTVDVKDGPASANSDLWEVHLHGKGAHASLPELSVDAVLAATTLVQQLLQIPARRIGGLDPAVVTATWLEAGRQQALNVIPPEASAGGVVRTHSDEVREQVMAAFKDICAGLEAANPGLTCELDYLVGYDMTWNAPAPTQIVRELATKRWPDKVIAEPAMLGGEDFAAFSRTAPSTYVFVGAGNAEKGFDSSHHSPTFGLDEDAFPIALQLVVDVLRNAEALAAAGRD, translated from the coding sequence ATGTCTGAATTGCAGCCCTACCTGGAACAGCTCCTCGCCTGGCGACGCCACCTGCATCAGTGGCCGGAGGCGTCGTTCGAGGAGCACCAGACCGTCGCCTACATTCGCGACGAGCTCACCCGTCGGGTGCCGAGTGCGAAGCTCGAGAATCTCACACCGACGAGCCTCGTCGCCGTACTCGACACCGGGCGTCCGGGGCCGAAGGTGGGCGTGCGGGCAGATATCGACGGCCTCGCCATGACCGAGAACCGCCCTGATCTGGAGTTCGCGTCGAAGGTGCCCGGCCGCATGCACGGCTGTGGCCACGACGGGCACACCGCCACCGTGATGTCGGCGCTCGCCTGGGCTGCCGACCATCTCGACGAGCTGAACGGCACCATCGTCGCCATCTTCCAGCACGCCGAGGAGACGCCTCCCGGCGGCGCGAAAGAGATGGTCGCCACCGGATACTTCGACGATTTCGACTACATCTTCGGGTTCCACTACTGGGCAACCCTGCCGACGGGCACCGTCGACGTGAAGGATGGCCCGGCGTCGGCGAACTCGGATCTGTGGGAGGTGCACCTTCATGGCAAGGGCGCGCACGCATCCCTGCCTGAGCTCTCCGTCGACGCGGTGCTCGCTGCGACGACGCTCGTCCAGCAGCTGCTGCAGATCCCGGCGCGGCGCATCGGCGGGCTCGACCCGGCCGTCGTCACTGCAACCTGGCTGGAGGCGGGAAGGCAGCAAGCCCTCAACGTGATTCCTCCGGAAGCGAGCGCGGGCGGCGTGGTGCGCACCCACTCCGATGAGGTGCGCGAGCAGGTCATGGCTGCGTTCAAGGACATCTGTGCTGGGCTCGAGGCCGCGAATCCTGGGCTCACGTGCGAGCTGGACTACCTCGTCGGATATGACATGACGTGGAACGCACCCGCGCCAACGCAGATCGTGCGTGAGCTCGCGACGAAGCGCTGGCCTGACAAGGTCATCGCCGAGCCGGCGATGCTCGGCGGCGAAGATTTCGCGGCGTTCTCGCGCACGGCTCCTTCCACCTACGTTTTCGTGGGTGCGGGCAACGCGGAGAAGGGCTTCGATTCCAGCCACCACTCCCCCACGTTCGGCCTCGACGAGGACGCCTTCCCCATCGCGCTCCAACTCGTCGTCGACGTGCTCCGTAACGCGGAAGCACTCGCAGCCGCCGGACGCGACTGA
- a CDS encoding AbgT family transporter gives MSTDSSTANKPEKKGLLDRFLDFIEWTGNKLPDPIIIFALLCLGTLLLSLLAGGLGWKATHPGTGEVITAVNLLTTDGMRVVLGDAITTFGAFAPLGQVLIIMLGIGVAERSGWFETMLSHSMRSAPKMLVVPAIAFIGLLGNIAGDAAPIVLPPLAALIFIQLGWHPIAGIALAYAASVGGFAANLMIGMSDALVQGFTQEAAKMIDPHLQTSVPMNWYFIAASVVVLLPILWVVTSKVIVPRLGSYDNPEYVHEDKEITPLQRKANMWAIISVVIVLALVVVACIPKGSFMRNAETGSLTTESPLMNGIGLILSIMFLVPGLVYGIMTGSIKKSKDATDMMVESMASMANFIVVVFFASQLLAYIKTSNMGSILAIQGANLLKDQNGVVLILGIFVLSAFVNLFIGSASAKWAILAPIFVPMMMLLDYHPAFTQMIYRVGDAITNPITPMFPYFALVLSYAQKYDKKIGIGTFISTLVPYSLAMGIGWVLMLIIWFLIGLPVGPDGPIMLPR, from the coding sequence ATGAGTACTGATTCGTCCACTGCGAATAAGCCCGAGAAGAAGGGCCTGCTCGACCGATTTTTGGATTTCATCGAGTGGACGGGTAACAAGCTGCCCGATCCCATCATCATCTTCGCGCTTCTCTGCCTGGGCACGCTCCTGCTGTCTCTGCTCGCTGGCGGCCTGGGCTGGAAGGCAACCCATCCCGGCACGGGCGAGGTCATCACTGCGGTGAACCTCCTCACCACCGACGGGATGCGCGTCGTCCTGGGCGATGCCATCACCACCTTCGGCGCGTTCGCCCCGCTTGGCCAGGTGCTCATCATCATGCTCGGCATCGGTGTTGCTGAGCGCTCGGGCTGGTTCGAAACCATGCTGTCGCACTCCATGCGCAGCGCGCCGAAGATGCTCGTCGTTCCCGCCATCGCCTTCATCGGCCTCCTCGGCAACATCGCCGGCGACGCGGCCCCGATCGTGCTGCCCCCGCTTGCGGCGCTCATCTTCATCCAACTTGGCTGGCACCCCATCGCCGGCATCGCACTCGCCTACGCCGCCTCCGTCGGAGGCTTCGCCGCCAACCTGATGATCGGCATGTCCGACGCGCTCGTTCAGGGCTTCACGCAGGAAGCAGCCAAGATGATCGACCCGCACCTGCAGACGTCGGTGCCAATGAACTGGTACTTCATCGCGGCATCCGTCGTCGTTTTGTTGCCCATCTTGTGGGTAGTGACGTCGAAGGTGATCGTGCCGCGTCTGGGAAGCTACGACAATCCCGAGTACGTGCACGAGGACAAAGAGATCACTCCCCTGCAGCGCAAGGCGAACATGTGGGCGATCATTTCCGTCGTCATCGTGTTGGCCCTCGTCGTCGTGGCTTGCATCCCGAAAGGCTCGTTCATGCGCAACGCGGAGACGGGTTCACTCACCACCGAGTCACCGCTCATGAACGGTATCGGCCTGATCCTCTCAATCATGTTCCTGGTCCCTGGTCTGGTGTACGGCATCATGACCGGCTCCATCAAGAAGTCCAAGGACGCCACCGACATGATGGTCGAATCCATGGCGTCCATGGCGAATTTCATCGTCGTCGTGTTCTTCGCGTCCCAGTTGCTGGCGTACATCAAAACGTCGAACATGGGTTCGATCCTCGCCATCCAGGGCGCGAACCTCCTCAAGGACCAAAACGGCGTTGTGCTGATTCTCGGCATCTTCGTGCTGTCGGCCTTCGTGAACCTGTTCATCGGCTCGGCATCAGCGAAATGGGCCATCCTGGCCCCGATCTTCGTGCCCATGATGATGCTGCTCGACTACCATCCCGCGTTCACGCAGATGATCTACCGGGTTGGCGATGCCATCACCAACCCCATCACCCCGATGTTCCCCTACTTCGCGCTGGTGCTTAGCTACGCACAGAAGTACGACAAGAAGATCGGCATCGGCACCTTCATTTCGACGCTCGTCCCGTACTCCCTCGCAATGGGTATTGGATGGGTGCTCATGCTCATTATTTGGTTCCTGATCGGCCTGCCTGTGGGCCCCGATGGACCGATCATGCTCCCGCGATAA
- a CDS encoding S49 family peptidase, protein MPNPLNALQNLLSKKPVVLELDLARGVLEARPSNPLQAMQMLNITTTGAVRTVLGAAAKESKVKGLIVHASAAVRMPVTTLDEIALEIERFGVSKPTAVWSESFGELAPSLALYKMATAAREVWLQPTGALSISGIEAQIVLLKGGLNKLGIEPEFGKRHEYKTAADRYAADEVTPENREMMTAVVESIVDDGVRVIAERRNVDEGVVRSVVDEGAIDASRALELGLIDKVGYRDEAYASLLQRWGVEPEHLLYVNRYAAKSNIQRAVTRRNRKKIGIVPVHGGILTGRGSNGVQGQNVGSDVVDEQLRAVIRDDDIVAAVLDVDSPGGSAVASDFIRRCVLAVREAGKPVVARMGAYAASGGYYVSMGADEIVALPTTLTGSIGVVAGKFVTQGLYDKLGLVRESITVDKGAAALSDAHPMDDEAWERLNAWLDRVYLDFTTFAANDRGMEYERLESLARGRVWTGAQAAEHGLIDHVGGRRLALERAAALAKVDIDDVEVASVGHGGLLSKFLPAQSSESVGSAGASPLSVESVLDGVLARAGIRSTGVLSMPVLFSLR, encoded by the coding sequence ATGCCGAACCCGTTGAATGCACTCCAGAACTTGCTGTCCAAGAAACCCGTCGTGCTTGAGCTCGACCTCGCGCGCGGGGTGCTTGAGGCCCGTCCGTCGAATCCGCTGCAGGCGATGCAGATGCTGAACATCACCACGACGGGCGCTGTGCGCACCGTGCTCGGTGCCGCTGCGAAAGAAAGCAAGGTGAAGGGGCTGATCGTGCACGCCTCCGCGGCGGTGCGCATGCCGGTCACCACGCTGGACGAGATCGCGCTGGAGATCGAACGCTTCGGGGTGTCGAAACCGACGGCGGTGTGGAGTGAGAGCTTCGGCGAACTGGCGCCGTCGCTGGCGCTGTACAAGATGGCGACGGCCGCCCGCGAGGTGTGGCTGCAGCCCACCGGCGCATTGAGCATCAGCGGCATCGAGGCGCAAATCGTGTTGCTGAAGGGTGGGCTCAACAAGCTCGGCATCGAGCCCGAGTTCGGTAAACGCCACGAATACAAGACGGCGGCCGATCGCTATGCCGCCGACGAAGTGACACCTGAGAACCGCGAGATGATGACCGCCGTCGTCGAATCCATCGTCGACGACGGTGTGCGGGTCATTGCCGAGCGCCGCAATGTCGACGAGGGCGTCGTGCGTTCCGTCGTCGACGAGGGAGCGATCGACGCCAGCCGAGCGCTCGAACTGGGGCTCATCGACAAGGTTGGGTACCGCGACGAGGCCTACGCCAGCCTGCTGCAGCGTTGGGGAGTTGAGCCGGAGCACCTGCTGTACGTCAACCGCTACGCGGCCAAGTCCAACATCCAGCGCGCGGTGACCCGTCGCAACCGCAAAAAGATCGGCATCGTCCCCGTGCATGGCGGCATCCTCACCGGGCGAGGCAGCAACGGCGTGCAGGGGCAGAACGTCGGCTCCGACGTCGTCGATGAGCAGCTGCGCGCCGTGATCCGCGACGACGACATCGTCGCCGCTGTGCTCGACGTCGACTCGCCCGGCGGGTCGGCCGTCGCATCTGACTTCATCCGCCGCTGCGTGCTCGCCGTGCGTGAAGCGGGCAAGCCAGTGGTGGCGCGCATGGGAGCGTACGCGGCGTCGGGCGGCTACTACGTGTCGATGGGCGCCGACGAAATCGTCGCGCTGCCCACCACCTTGACCGGCTCGATTGGTGTCGTCGCCGGCAAATTCGTCACGCAGGGTCTCTACGACAAGCTGGGGCTTGTGCGGGAGTCGATCACCGTCGACAAAGGCGCAGCGGCGCTGTCGGATGCGCACCCCATGGACGACGAAGCGTGGGAGCGGCTCAACGCCTGGCTGGACCGCGTCTACCTGGATTTCACCACGTTCGCGGCGAATGACCGCGGCATGGAATACGAGCGGCTGGAGTCGCTCGCTCGCGGCCGGGTGTGGACGGGCGCACAGGCTGCCGAGCATGGCCTGATCGATCACGTCGGAGGCCGACGCCTCGCCTTGGAACGTGCCGCCGCGCTGGCGAAGGTGGATATTGACGACGTCGAGGTGGCCTCCGTCGGGCACGGAGGGCTGCTCTCGAAATTCCTGCCTGCGCAGTCGTCGGAGAGCGTTGGCTCAGCCGGCGCAAGCCCGCTCAGCGTCGAATCCGTGCTCGACGGTGTGCTCGCCCGCGCCGGAATTCGCTCGACGGGTGTGCTCAGCATGCCGGTGTTGTTCTCTCTTCGCTGA